In one window of Cytophagaceae bacterium ABcell3 DNA:
- a CDS encoding RNA polymerase sigma factor, whose amino-acid sequence MISTSEYNKAVKNLSPNLFRYLFKCLKDEEASFDIIQDCFEKLWNNRKTVDSAKVKPWLFTTAHNLMVNYTKRQSKGTRLNPELHDIKEAKSDSFEIKEMIDKALSLLPEIQRAIVLLRDLEGYNYKEIGEILNLKEPQVKVYLFRARKKIKETIKDLHFVL is encoded by the coding sequence ATGATATCAACTTCTGAATATAACAAGGCCGTAAAAAACTTGTCCCCCAACCTTTTCAGGTATCTTTTTAAGTGCTTGAAAGATGAGGAGGCCAGCTTTGATATCATTCAGGACTGTTTTGAAAAGCTTTGGAACAACCGAAAAACAGTAGATTCCGCAAAAGTCAAGCCCTGGCTTTTTACTACAGCCCATAACCTGATGGTAAACTATACAAAACGTCAATCAAAAGGCACAAGGCTAAATCCCGAACTTCACGATATTAAGGAAGCCAAGTCTGACAGTTTTGAAATTAAGGAAATGATAGACAAAGCCCTCTCCTTATTACCTGAGATACAAAGGGCAATTGTTTTATTGCGAGATCTAGAAGGGTATAACTATAAAGAGATAGGAGAAATCCTAAACTTAAAAGAGCCGCAGGTAAAGGTATATCTTTTCAGGGCAAGGAAAAAAATTAAAGAAACGATAAAGGATTTGCATTTTGTGCTATGA
- a CDS encoding lytic transglycosylase domain-containing protein yields MGFLIVLLLNSKSNSDQTVVFYDIEFIPEIQMRHQVLNPKIPDDVTFSGETVHFNSPEAYLKFERELRLNASNNSSTRLLLKNVRVWLPEITKILVANKIPEDFKFVAVAESNLSNVVSPRGAAGFWQITDITALHLGLELNDEVDERYNPIKATRAACRYFKEGYRVFGNWTSAAASYNRGINGLKRAYKTQKVKNYYELSLNDETSRYLYKILAIKDLVNNPEKYSMKPIGRSQLAYKTMVVDYSIPDLKAFALHHNIDYELFREYNPWILKNSLTIKQEGKTYTLFIPRSPEYLFKNEVRKEKESDNKDA; encoded by the coding sequence TTGGGATTTTTAATTGTTTTGTTGCTAAATAGTAAATCAAACAGCGACCAAACAGTGGTTTTTTACGACATTGAGTTTATTCCAGAAATTCAGATGCGCCACCAGGTACTAAATCCTAAAATTCCTGACGATGTCACTTTTTCTGGAGAAACAGTACACTTCAATTCACCAGAAGCGTACTTGAAATTCGAGCGCGAGCTAAGGCTAAACGCTTCTAACAACTCCAGCACCAGACTTCTACTGAAAAATGTACGGGTATGGTTACCAGAAATAACCAAAATACTGGTAGCAAACAAGATACCTGAAGACTTTAAGTTTGTAGCCGTCGCAGAGAGCAACCTCAGCAATGTGGTCAGCCCACGAGGAGCGGCTGGTTTCTGGCAAATCACCGATATTACGGCTCTCCACCTAGGCCTTGAACTCAATGATGAAGTGGATGAAAGGTATAATCCCATCAAAGCAACCCGCGCTGCGTGTAGGTATTTTAAAGAAGGTTACAGGGTGTTTGGGAACTGGACCTCAGCTGCGGCATCATACAACAGGGGCATCAACGGTTTAAAAAGAGCATATAAAACACAAAAAGTTAAAAACTATTATGAACTGTCGCTAAACGACGAAACTTCCCGGTATCTATATAAAATACTGGCCATAAAAGACTTGGTAAACAACCCAGAAAAATATAGCATGAAGCCAATAGGCCGCTCTCAACTGGCTTATAAAACCATGGTGGTCGACTACTCTATACCTGACCTTAAAGCGTTTGCCCTTCATCATAACATAGATTATGAACTGTTTAGGGAATACAACCCATGGATTCTAAAAAACTCACTGACTATCAAACAAGAAGGGAAAACTTATACATTATTTATTCCCCGCTCACCTGAGTATCTTTTTAAAAATGAAGTGAGAAAAGAAAAAGAAAGTGACAACAAGGATGCCTAA
- a CDS encoding type IX secretion system membrane protein PorP/SprF, with protein MKKLIKLIVWAGIFMSFAKQTEAQVWVGTIPSYYNPSFAGGADMPRLSTYSFINTSKNGLVANQHYLSYDQYISKIASGIGFNLEYNNRNSVNLLDLSKPDNFNTYYRAEMIIAPKISINGKWTISPSVSASVNHQHFRLDETPFNPSLLGDETNLHLGAGLLLNSKRFYLGYSIYHLPTAVRGGRYSTSPWTSMVQAGYTFQRSEEANFAFTPQLLWIIRNEFTPTRNLFPAGVSLNFRYKNILFGMGQTPEQSPCIMIGYQSGRFRIMHMFVTHLDLEEGSYAGSLSFRYLFGNPK; from the coding sequence ATGAAAAAGCTTATAAAACTCATAGTGTGGGCTGGAATTTTTATGTCTTTCGCAAAACAAACAGAAGCCCAGGTGTGGGTAGGTACCATCCCTAGCTATTACAACCCCTCTTTCGCCGGTGGTGCTGATATGCCTAGGTTGTCAACTTATTCGTTTATAAATACCTCAAAGAATGGACTAGTAGCAAATCAGCACTATTTGTCTTATGACCAATATATCTCAAAGATAGCCTCGGGAATCGGGTTTAACCTTGAATACAATAACCGGAACTCAGTAAATTTATTGGACTTATCAAAGCCCGATAACTTTAACACTTACTATCGCGCAGAAATGATAATTGCCCCGAAAATATCAATTAACGGGAAGTGGACTATTTCTCCCTCGGTATCAGCAAGTGTTAACCACCAGCACTTTCGACTTGACGAAACTCCATTTAATCCAAGTCTACTAGGAGATGAAACTAACCTGCATCTAGGAGCAGGACTATTACTTAACAGCAAAAGGTTTTATTTGGGATATTCTATCTACCACCTTCCCACAGCAGTAAGAGGGGGCCGGTACTCAACCTCGCCATGGACGTCAATGGTACAAGCAGGATATACCTTTCAAAGAAGCGAAGAAGCTAATTTTGCTTTTACGCCCCAACTCTTGTGGATAATCAGAAACGAGTTTACACCTACAAGGAATTTATTCCCAGCAGGTGTAAGCCTTAACTTCCGCTATAAAAATATACTTTTTGGAATGGGGCAGACACCTGAACAAAGCCCTTGCATAATGATCGGTTATCAAAGCGGTAGGTTTCGGATCATGCATATGTTTGTCACACATTTGGATCTTGAAGAAGGTTCATATGCAGGGAGCCTATCGTTCCGGTATCTGTTTGGGAATCCGAAATAA
- a CDS encoding TIGR01777 family oxidoreductase, which yields MGNRVLITGGSGMIGRRLTELLQEKGYTVHWLSRSAGKTNGVIKYPWNIEKKYIEDDAILKTDYIIHLAGANIFEKRWTDAYKKVIIESRTKSANLLLGKVKIFEQPIKAYITASGIDIYDSSCNEKGCNEQSPLGTDFLAEVCKKWEACADQFEKIGIRTVKIRTGVVLSESDGAFKKILSTVSMGIGAPLGSGKQYFPWIHLDDLCNIYIHALENEKLKGAYNACAPEVTTNKELTKQTAKLLGKPMFMPNVPAFALKLAFGAERAELILGGKKASPDKISKTGFKFKFPQLKEALGNLLNKNLV from the coding sequence ATGGGAAACAGAGTATTGATAACTGGCGGTTCAGGAATGATAGGCAGGCGACTGACAGAATTGCTTCAGGAAAAAGGTTATACTGTCCATTGGTTAAGCAGATCTGCCGGAAAAACCAATGGCGTAATCAAATACCCCTGGAATATAGAAAAAAAATACATTGAAGACGACGCCATCTTAAAAACCGACTATATCATACACCTCGCTGGCGCCAATATTTTTGAGAAAAGATGGACAGATGCATATAAAAAAGTTATCATAGAAAGTCGTACAAAATCCGCCAACCTATTATTAGGAAAAGTGAAAATATTTGAACAACCTATCAAAGCATATATTACTGCTTCAGGGATAGATATCTATGATTCATCATGTAACGAAAAAGGGTGTAACGAGCAGTCTCCATTGGGAACAGACTTTTTGGCAGAAGTATGCAAAAAATGGGAAGCTTGTGCTGATCAATTTGAAAAAATAGGAATAAGGACAGTAAAGATCCGTACTGGTGTAGTTTTATCAGAAAGTGATGGCGCGTTTAAAAAAATCCTATCAACAGTTTCTATGGGCATAGGCGCTCCATTAGGCAGCGGAAAACAATATTTCCCCTGGATACATTTAGACGATCTATGCAATATTTATATTCATGCTTTAGAAAATGAAAAGTTAAAAGGCGCCTACAATGCCTGTGCTCCAGAAGTAACAACAAACAAAGAGCTGACTAAACAGACAGCCAAGCTTTTAGGAAAACCAATGTTTATGCCCAATGTACCTGCTTTTGCATTAAAGCTTGCCTTTGGTGCAGAACGTGCCGAGTTAATACTAGGAGGGAAAAAAGCGTCTCCTGACAAAATTTCAAAAACAGGGTTTAAGTTCAAGTTTCCTCAGCTCAAAGAAGCATTAGGGAACCTACTTAACAAAAATTTGGTATAA
- a CDS encoding SNF2-related protein, whose protein sequence is MKVSTAEPFQITYSLLQHEYLGYLFESFMVQLDQNGKLTLKHQNISSKNADEFSSGLDERDYRLIKLMDDMHQDVIIKKFSNKRMTPHQFFTKVYNKEKGDKLIQEAISNYIDGKMAEILTLMEDKMVFEMGSDGEPTWKQVHVAPGKASVLFHFMRNEDNTHYFPTIKYQGEKVDFAQKNGIIVCNSPAWLLVGDKIYSFEGDIDGKKLKPFLHKKFVLIPRKVEETYYEKFVSPLIASFNVHAKGFEIRNANHDPRAVISITELANSSSNLSLFEDPKNKETEEESGKMVLGLSFQYGKYTFPSDNKAVSYVKMEKTEDSYIFHKIKRNVSWEKEVISLLKETGLEFRINKLVMEKQTAFSWLNKYREELLKKNFQFKQNSKDGKRYFVGNTSINVEVNENKDWFDIHAIIKFGEFEIPFLKIRNYILRQKKEFTLPNGEIAVIPEEWFSQYSELFGFAEEDPKLGVKLKKHHLSLVQELKHGNLAKVTIDKKLARLREFDEIEDLPLPKGFDGSLRPYQKAGYNWMLFLNKFNFGGCLADDMGLGKTVQTLALLQKQKEAGVTSANLLIMPTSLLYNWEMEARKFTPELKIFNYTGTYREKNVAQFEGYDLVLTSYGTTRIDAEILSEYKFNYIILDESQAIKNPESNIAKAVRELKSNYKMILTGTPIENSTMDLWSQMDFVNPGLLGSQAFFKNEFLAPIEKKQDEEKVRRLYSTIKPFILRRKKSQVATELPEKVDNVKYCKMSLDQESEYEKVKSEYRNMILDSIDKKGMPKSQLLLLQGLTKLRQIANHPKLVDQTYDGNSGKLEDIVHMLNNALRKDHKILIFSQFVKHLAIIKEYLLQEGIEYAYLDGTTKERQGQVELFQNNEDVKVFLISLKAGGVGLNLTAADYVFILDPWWNPAVEAQAIDRAYRIGQKNKVFTYKFITKNSVEEKILNLQKNKLKLADDLITTEESFVKSLSKDDITSIFD, encoded by the coding sequence ATGAAAGTTTCTACAGCCGAACCTTTTCAGATTACTTATTCATTGCTACAGCATGAATATCTAGGTTATCTATTTGAGTCGTTTATGGTGCAGTTGGACCAGAATGGAAAACTTACGCTCAAGCATCAGAACATATCCTCTAAAAACGCTGATGAGTTTTCGTCAGGTTTGGATGAACGGGATTATCGATTGATCAAGCTCATGGATGATATGCACCAAGATGTTATCATCAAGAAATTTTCTAACAAAAGAATGACTCCTCACCAATTCTTTACCAAAGTTTACAATAAAGAAAAAGGTGACAAACTAATACAGGAAGCAATATCCAACTATATAGATGGCAAAATGGCTGAAATCCTAACCCTTATGGAAGACAAAATGGTCTTTGAAATGGGTAGTGATGGCGAGCCAACATGGAAACAAGTACATGTAGCCCCTGGAAAAGCCTCTGTATTGTTCCATTTTATGAGAAACGAGGACAATACACACTACTTTCCTACCATCAAATACCAAGGCGAAAAAGTTGATTTTGCCCAAAAGAACGGGATTATCGTGTGCAACAGCCCCGCTTGGCTTTTAGTAGGAGATAAAATATATAGTTTTGAAGGGGACATTGACGGGAAAAAGCTTAAACCATTTTTACATAAAAAGTTTGTTCTCATACCGCGAAAAGTAGAAGAAACTTATTACGAGAAATTCGTTTCTCCTTTGATCGCTTCTTTTAACGTTCATGCCAAAGGCTTTGAAATACGCAACGCCAACCATGACCCACGTGCGGTCATTTCTATTACAGAATTAGCAAACAGCAGTAGCAATCTCTCGCTTTTTGAAGATCCAAAAAACAAAGAGACTGAAGAAGAGTCTGGTAAAATGGTGCTGGGCTTATCTTTTCAGTATGGGAAATATACTTTCCCGTCGGACAATAAGGCTGTTTCTTATGTAAAAATGGAGAAAACAGAAGACTCTTATATCTTCCATAAGATAAAAAGGAACGTAAGCTGGGAAAAAGAGGTAATCTCGCTACTAAAAGAAACTGGGCTGGAATTCCGAATAAATAAGTTGGTAATGGAAAAACAGACGGCTTTTTCTTGGTTAAACAAATATCGAGAAGAGCTCCTGAAAAAGAACTTCCAGTTTAAACAAAACAGCAAAGACGGTAAACGATACTTTGTAGGCAACACTTCGATAAATGTAGAGGTCAATGAAAACAAAGACTGGTTCGATATTCATGCCATTATCAAATTTGGAGAGTTCGAAATACCGTTTTTAAAAATCAGAAACTACATACTTCGTCAAAAGAAAGAGTTTACTTTGCCCAATGGCGAAATAGCTGTTATCCCCGAGGAGTGGTTCTCGCAATACTCTGAACTATTTGGCTTCGCAGAAGAAGACCCTAAATTAGGCGTTAAACTAAAAAAACATCACTTGTCATTAGTACAAGAGTTAAAGCATGGCAACCTAGCCAAGGTTACAATAGACAAAAAACTGGCAAGGCTTCGTGAGTTCGACGAAATTGAAGATCTTCCACTTCCCAAAGGCTTTGACGGATCTTTACGTCCTTATCAGAAAGCAGGGTACAACTGGATGCTTTTCCTTAACAAGTTTAACTTTGGCGGCTGCTTGGCTGATGACATGGGTCTTGGTAAGACAGTTCAGACACTTGCCTTATTACAGAAGCAAAAAGAAGCAGGGGTTACCAGTGCAAACCTGCTCATTATGCCAACCTCCCTTTTGTACAACTGGGAAATGGAAGCCCGAAAGTTTACTCCTGAACTTAAAATATTTAACTATACTGGTACTTACAGGGAAAAAAATGTAGCGCAATTTGAAGGGTATGATTTAGTATTGACTTCCTATGGCACTACACGTATAGACGCGGAAATTCTTAGCGAATATAAGTTTAACTATATTATACTTGATGAATCACAAGCAATCAAAAATCCAGAGTCTAATATAGCAAAAGCGGTAAGAGAGCTGAAAAGTAATTATAAAATGATCCTTACTGGTACCCCGATAGAGAACAGCACTATGGACTTGTGGTCTCAGATGGACTTTGTCAATCCTGGGCTTTTAGGATCTCAAGCGTTCTTTAAAAATGAATTTTTAGCTCCAATAGAAAAAAAACAAGACGAAGAAAAAGTACGGAGGCTTTACTCTACCATCAAGCCATTTATCTTGCGGAGAAAAAAATCACAAGTGGCTACCGAACTTCCTGAAAAAGTAGACAATGTCAAGTATTGCAAAATGTCCTTAGATCAGGAAAGTGAATATGAAAAGGTAAAGTCGGAATACAGAAACATGATTTTGGATTCTATAGACAAAAAGGGGATGCCAAAATCGCAATTGCTACTTCTCCAAGGTTTAACCAAGCTTAGACAAATTGCCAACCATCCAAAACTGGTAGATCAAACATACGATGGCAATTCAGGGAAGTTGGAGGACATTGTCCATATGTTGAACAATGCGCTTAGAAAGGATCACAAAATCCTTATATTCAGTCAGTTTGTAAAGCATTTAGCTATTATAAAGGAATATCTTCTACAAGAAGGAATAGAGTATGCCTATTTGGACGGCACGACCAAAGAGCGCCAAGGACAGGTAGAGCTGTTCCAAAACAATGAAGATGTAAAGGTATTTCTGATATCCCTTAAAGCCGGAGGTGTCGGCCTTAACTTGACAGCTGCGGACTATGTATTCATCTTAGACCCATGGTGGAATCCAGCCGTAGAAGCACAAGCCATAGACCGTGCATATAGAATAGGGCAGAAAAATAAGGTATTTACTTATAAGTTCATTACAAAAAATTCAGTGGAGGAAAAAATTCTCAATCTCCAGAAAAACAAACTAAAACTGGCTGATGACCTTATTACCACTGAAGAAAGTTTTGTCAAATCACTATCTAAGGATGACATTACTTCAATTTTTGATTAA
- a CDS encoding TIGR00730 family Rossman fold protein, whose translation MSDLSKNGMNVDEDSAKKAKDNNPSTVHDDNKVKVIDNLGNVEEEEHQIRRAFKDRDWNEIKSSDSWAVFKVMAEFVEGFEKLAKIGPCVSIFGSARTKPDNPYYQQTVEIAAKLVRHGYGVISGGGPGIMEAANKGAHMEGGKSVGLNIRLPFEQFNNVYIDRDKLLNFEHFFVRKVMFIKYSQGFIVMPGGFGTLDELFEALTLIQTKKIGRFPIILYGREFWNGLIDWIKDVLLKRENNICAEDMNLINVVDTPAEAVKVIDDFYSKYLLQPNF comes from the coding sequence ATGAGTGATTTAAGTAAAAATGGCATGAACGTAGATGAGGACAGTGCCAAAAAGGCTAAAGACAACAATCCATCAACAGTTCATGATGACAATAAAGTTAAAGTAATAGACAATCTCGGAAATGTGGAAGAAGAAGAACATCAGATAAGAAGAGCATTTAAAGATCGCGATTGGAACGAAATCAAAAGTTCAGACTCTTGGGCTGTCTTTAAAGTTATGGCAGAGTTTGTAGAAGGCTTTGAAAAACTTGCAAAAATCGGCCCTTGTGTATCTATTTTTGGTTCTGCCAGAACCAAGCCGGACAACCCTTACTATCAACAAACAGTTGAAATTGCGGCAAAACTCGTCCGTCATGGCTATGGCGTTATTTCTGGCGGTGGCCCCGGTATTATGGAAGCGGCCAATAAAGGAGCGCATATGGAAGGCGGAAAATCGGTAGGCTTGAACATAAGGCTGCCTTTCGAACAGTTTAACAACGTGTACATAGACCGGGACAAGTTGCTTAACTTTGAACATTTCTTCGTAAGAAAAGTAATGTTTATTAAATATAGCCAAGGGTTCATTGTTATGCCTGGTGGTTTTGGGACGCTAGACGAACTGTTTGAAGCACTTACGCTCATTCAGACTAAAAAAATAGGCAGGTTCCCAATCATTCTTTACGGCAGAGAGTTCTGGAACGGCCTTATTGACTGGATCAAGGATGTACTCTTAAAAAGAGAAAATAACATCTGCGCCGAAGACATGAATTTAATTAATGTGGTAGACACGCCTGCCGAAGCAGTAAAAGTTATTGACGATTTTTACTCCAAGTACCTGCTTCAGCCAAACTTCTAA
- a CDS encoding cytochrome c has protein sequence MLTVKTFSVFLFSLIVLSIGCNADGNNSNNLSGGEIYQSQCAACHGQDGGAVLGERSLQESDLSKDEIERITREGEGQMPSFGDILSDEELEAVAEYTKGLQE, from the coding sequence ATGCTGACAGTAAAAACTTTTTCTGTATTTTTATTTTCCTTAATTGTTTTATCGATAGGTTGCAATGCAGACGGAAACAATTCAAATAACCTTAGTGGAGGAGAAATATACCAGAGCCAGTGTGCTGCTTGTCATGGACAAGATGGTGGAGCTGTGTTAGGAGAGAGAAGTTTGCAGGAATCCGATTTGTCTAAGGACGAAATTGAACGTATTACTAGAGAAGGAGAGGGGCAAATGCCTTCCTTTGGCGATATTTTGAGTGATGAAGAGTTGGAAGCTGTTGCTGAATATACTAAAGGACTTCAAGAATAA
- the uvrA gene encoding excinuclease ABC subunit UvrA → MKETSDIHHTDLTGYENIEIFGARAHNLKNIDLLIPRNKLVVITGISGSGKSSLAFDTIYAEGQRRYMESFSTYARSFMGNMERPDVDKINGLSPVISIEQKTTSKNPRSTVGTITEIYDFLRLLYARAGEAYSYVTGEKMIRQSEDQIINHILQKLDNRKIVVLAPVVKGRKGHYKELFVQIRKMGFTKARIDGEMTELVPGLQLDRYKTHDVEIVVDRLVVREDAKYRITQSIKTALNHGKGILQIMPLTEDNSEEKPLFFSKYLMDPVSGIAYDEPAPNMFSFNSPYGACPVCKGLGKTEEVTEESVMPDKTLSISRGAILPIGEYRDIWIFRQLEALLKRFGYSVITPVQDLPEDLVRLILYGNEEVTEVKDGKKKTPVVVKFEGLMNYFNRHNEEDTGRDWLEDFKVVKTCPACHGSRLKKESLYFKIDNKNIAELAQKGLEELAEWLNGLEDRMTDRQRSIGSEVLKEIRKRTGFLLDVGLGYLTLDRTVRTLSGGEAQRIRLATQIGTQLTGVLYILDEPSIGLHQRDNVKLISALKNLRDIGNSVLVVEHDKDMMLESDYIIDIGPGAGRHGGTVVSAGTPAEFVNSRTTTAAYLNGKEEIAIPENRREGNGKSLILKGAKGHNLKNVTLELPLGKMICLTGVSGSGKSSLIHDTLFPVLNSHFFNARKKPLEYESVEGLENIDKVIEVDQTPIGRTPRSNPATYTEVFTEIRSLFAQLPEAKIRGYKPGRFSFNVKGGRCETCEGGGMKLIEMDFLPDVHVPCETCKGKRYNRETLEIRFKGKSIADVLEMTVEQAVEFFESQPRIIRKIKSLYDVGLGYITLGQHATTLSGGEAQRVKLATELSRKDTGKTLYILDEPTTGLHFQDIRQLLNVLNKLADKGNTVLIIEHNLDVVKVSDHIIDIGPEGGEKGGRIVNQGSPEEVALSEDGFTSYFLKQELNLAEK, encoded by the coding sequence TTGAAAGAAACATCTGACATACACCATACCGACCTCACAGGTTATGAAAATATTGAAATTTTTGGTGCTCGCGCCCATAACCTAAAGAACATAGATCTGTTGATACCGCGCAACAAGCTGGTGGTAATTACCGGCATCAGTGGCAGCGGAAAATCATCCTTGGCCTTCGATACTATTTATGCGGAGGGGCAGCGTAGGTATATGGAAAGCTTTTCTACCTATGCCCGATCTTTTATGGGCAACATGGAAAGACCAGATGTTGACAAGATTAATGGCTTGAGCCCGGTTATCTCTATTGAGCAAAAAACAACTTCTAAAAACCCACGCTCAACGGTTGGTACCATTACTGAAATTTATGACTTTCTTAGGCTCTTATATGCAAGGGCCGGAGAGGCTTATTCTTATGTAACAGGTGAAAAGATGATCCGTCAATCAGAAGACCAGATCATCAATCACATTTTACAGAAATTAGACAACCGAAAAATTGTGGTCTTGGCGCCTGTTGTTAAAGGGCGTAAAGGACATTATAAAGAGCTATTTGTCCAAATAAGAAAAATGGGCTTCACCAAAGCCCGAATTGACGGCGAAATGACCGAGCTCGTTCCTGGCCTGCAGCTAGACAGATATAAAACCCATGATGTAGAGATTGTGGTAGACCGCCTAGTTGTACGGGAAGATGCCAAATACAGGATTACCCAATCCATAAAAACAGCGTTAAATCACGGTAAGGGCATTTTGCAAATCATGCCACTTACAGAAGACAACAGCGAAGAAAAACCATTGTTTTTCTCAAAATACCTGATGGATCCAGTATCTGGCATTGCCTATGATGAACCAGCGCCTAACATGTTCTCTTTTAACTCTCCTTATGGCGCTTGCCCAGTATGTAAAGGGTTAGGCAAAACGGAAGAGGTTACAGAGGAGTCTGTTATGCCAGACAAGACCCTTAGTATCAGTCGAGGGGCCATACTCCCTATCGGGGAATACAGAGATATATGGATTTTCAGGCAGCTTGAAGCACTCCTTAAAAGATTTGGTTACAGTGTCATTACTCCCGTACAAGATTTGCCAGAAGATTTGGTAAGGCTCATCTTATATGGGAATGAAGAGGTTACTGAAGTAAAAGACGGCAAAAAGAAAACTCCTGTTGTCGTAAAGTTCGAAGGTTTGATGAACTACTTTAACAGGCATAATGAAGAAGACACTGGCCGTGATTGGTTAGAGGATTTTAAAGTTGTAAAAACATGCCCTGCGTGCCATGGATCAAGGCTAAAAAAAGAATCGCTCTACTTTAAAATTGACAATAAAAACATTGCCGAACTCGCACAGAAAGGCCTAGAAGAATTAGCCGAATGGCTAAACGGACTGGAAGACAGAATGACTGACAGGCAACGTAGTATTGGCTCGGAAGTGCTCAAAGAAATAAGAAAAAGAACGGGGTTCCTGCTGGACGTAGGCTTGGGATATCTGACCCTGGACAGAACGGTACGTACACTTTCTGGTGGTGAGGCGCAAAGAATCAGGTTGGCCACACAAATTGGCACACAGCTAACAGGTGTCTTATATATTCTGGACGAGCCGAGTATAGGGCTTCACCAAAGAGATAACGTCAAACTTATTTCAGCACTAAAAAACCTTAGGGATATTGGCAACTCTGTACTTGTCGTGGAACACGACAAAGACATGATGCTGGAAAGTGATTATATTATAGATATAGGGCCAGGCGCAGGAAGACATGGAGGCACTGTAGTATCGGCAGGAACGCCTGCAGAATTTGTTAACAGCCGGACGACCACTGCAGCTTATTTAAATGGTAAGGAAGAAATTGCCATACCAGAAAACAGGCGAGAAGGCAATGGCAAGAGTTTAATACTCAAAGGCGCTAAGGGACACAACTTAAAGAATGTCACCCTAGAATTGCCGCTTGGGAAAATGATCTGTTTAACAGGCGTATCAGGTAGCGGAAAATCTAGTTTAATCCATGACACTTTGTTTCCGGTGCTGAATAGCCACTTCTTCAACGCAAGGAAGAAACCACTGGAATATGAAAGTGTAGAGGGACTTGAAAACATTGACAAAGTAATAGAGGTAGACCAAACCCCAATAGGTCGTACACCAAGATCTAACCCTGCTACTTATACTGAAGTATTTACCGAAATCCGCTCTCTGTTTGCCCAACTTCCAGAAGCAAAGATCAGAGGGTATAAACCAGGCAGGTTCTCTTTCAATGTGAAAGGCGGACGGTGTGAAACCTGCGAAGGTGGCGGTATGAAACTTATTGAAATGGATTTCCTTCCAGACGTACATGTACCTTGCGAAACATGCAAAGGCAAAAGATATAATAGGGAAACATTGGAAATCCGCTTTAAAGGAAAATCTATTGCAGATGTGCTCGAAATGACGGTAGAGCAAGCTGTAGAATTTTTTGAAAGTCAACCGCGAATTATCAGAAAAATTAAAAGTCTCTACGATGTCGGCCTAGGGTATATTACACTGGGACAACATGCTACCACGCTTTCGGGCGGTGAAGCGCAACGTGTAAAACTTGCCACTGAGCTCTCCAGAAAAGATACCGGAAAAACGCTTTACATCCTTGACGAACCGACCACAGGATTGCACTTTCAGGACATCAGACAATTGCTAAATGTTCTGAACAAACTTGCGGACAAAGGCAATACCGTATTAATTATAGAACACAACCTGGATGTGGTCAAGGTTTCTGACCATATCATAGATATCGGTCCTGAAGGCGGAGAAAAAGGGGGGCGCATCGTCAACCAGGGAAGCCCTGAGGAAGTAGCCCTTTCAGAAGATGGCTTTACTTCATACTTTCTTAAGCAGGAACTGAATCTCGCAGAAAAATAG